A region from the Lolium perenne isolate Kyuss_39 chromosome 4, Kyuss_2.0, whole genome shotgun sequence genome encodes:
- the LOC139830231 gene encoding uncharacterized protein has product MERKLPPIAPARPSTGTLAGRKRKSSASLAPVAPSKRVARASRGWASLPTDIVLLVLRRVLAGGDIVDCIAFRAVCFYWRACTPPLRDPTLRDRRLRPCRWVALCGGDAVRPDDACEIALFNTRTARRIRAHPPELRRHRIVGFTDGLVILLHKSTTAVRVLHPLTRIAVDLPPLARVYRQEVDRWWKHHLLDMNAVVCDSANSPSSIAVVVWFRWREAVFAAEAGDSDWKVLYRDRGRGSSLLSKSMLPFQGKLYATSSASRQILQLYPPSLELDDDVPVPAVVAHVPDVHRFSRYFLVEVGGRMLLVVHPLDHDRFALFVVHLRRSGGGIGKLIPVKCLGDRVLFLNRDRCMSVSARDLPSLMGNSIYFSQNNGSPVVLHSLVTKSSEDLAKHCQIHNMVDRIRPSVRPFTIADHLFTY; this is encoded by the coding sequence ATGGAGAGAAAGTTGCCTCCTATTGCTCCGGCAAGGCCGTCGACGGGGACTTTGGCCGGGAGGAAGCGCAAAAGTAGTGCCTCCTTGGCTCCGGTCGCTCCCAGCAAGCGCGTGGCGCGGGCAAGCCGTGGCTGGGCGTCCCTGCCCACCGACATAGTCTTACTCGTCCTCCGCCGGGTCCTAGCCGGCGGCGACATTGTGGACTGCATCGCCTTCCGCGCCGTCTGCTTCTACTGGCGCGCCTGCACGCCCCCGCTGCGCGACCCCACCCTGCGGGACCGACGCCTCCGCCCGTGCCGCTGGGTGGCGCTGTGCGGAGGCGACGCGGTCCGGCCTGACGACGCGTGCGAGATCGCCTTGTTCAACACGCGCACGGCGAGGCGCATCCGCGCGCACCCGCCGGAGCTCCGGCGCCACAGGATCGTGGGCTTCACCGACGGCCTCGTGATCCTCCTGCACAAGAGCACCACCGCGGTCCGGGTGCTCCACCCCTTGACGCGAATCGCCGTCGACCTCCCGCCCCTCGCCCGCGTGTACCGCCAGGAGGTGGATCGGTGGTGGAAGCACCACCTGCTTGATATGAACGCCGTGGTATGCGACAGCGCAAACTCGCCGAGCTCCATCGCAGTCGTGGTGTGGTTCCGCTGGAGGGAGGCGGTGTTCGCCGCGGAGGCAGGTGATTCGGACTGGAAGGTGCTCTATCGAGATCGAGGTCGAGGGTCTTCTTTACTAAGCAAAAGCATGTTGCCGTTCCAAGGAAAGCTCTACGCCACCTCATCAGCTTCAAGACAGATCCTGCAGCTATATCCACCATCGCTCGAGCTCGACGACGACGTGCCAGTGCCAGCGGTGGTTGCTCATGTTCCAGATGTCCATAGATTCTCCCGGTATTTCCTGGTGGAGGTCGGTGGACGAATGCTGCTCGTCGTCCATCCACTCGACCACGACCGCTTTGCACTCTTTGTAGTGCACTTGCGCAGAAGCGGCGGCGGCATCGGCAAGCTGATTCCGGTGAAGTGTCTGGGTGATCGCGTGCTGTTCCTCAACAGGGACCGCTGCATGTCTGTTTCTGCCAGGGACCTCCCTTCTCTGATGGGCAACTCCATCTACTTCTCTCAAAATAACGGAAGCCCTGTCGTGCTGCACTCGCTGGTTACTAAATCGTCGGAGGACTTGGCAAAGCACTGCCAGATACACAACATGGTGGATAGGATCCGCCCCTCCGTGCGCCCCTTCACCATTGCTGATCATCTATTCACCTACTGA
- the LOC127296341 gene encoding serpin-Z1-like: MNTEGMTDAVRDLAALSTRLLLHLGSDKANLALSPLSFHSVLVLLAAGATGDTLDQIVSFLGPSDGTAHASLASHVASGILAGGGKGVEPDVRSAVGVWVDSSFRLRPAFAEKVASQYKAAACAMPFQEKAEEARVEINRWFECKTGGLITDLMPEGHLSSGSVLVIGNALYLRGTWLDPFDPDDTKDGDFFVPGESRPVRVPFMRNTNSQYISCHAGFKVLRLPYECRGNHRFSMHIYLPDGRDGLQALVRELSSDTSGLLDRCVPQQAVKVGDFRIPKFKASFKHLKIEASGLLKDLGLERPFVFSRDFAEMVDCSEPLAVGSVLHQCVVEVDEDGTMAAAATEAQMMFGCCLEDYEEPERVDFVADHPFLFLVTEDHSGIVLFAGQVLNPLL, from the exons ATGAACACGGAGGGCATGACGGACGCCGTCCGCGACCTGGCCGCCCTCTCCACGCGGCTCCTGCTCCACCTCGGCAGCGACAAAGCCAACCTGGCCCTCTCACCGCTCTCCTTCCACTCCGTCCTGGTGCTTTTGGCCGCCGGTGCCACGGGCGACACCCTCGACCAGATCGTCTCCTTCCTCGGCCCCTCCGACGGAACAGCGCATGCATCCCTCGCCTCCCATGTAGCCTCCGGTATCCTCGCCGGCGGTGGAAAGGGCGTGGAGCCCGACGTCCGGTCCGCGGTAGGCGTTTGGGTGGACTCGTCGTTCCGGCTTAGACCCGCCTTTGCAGAGAAGGTCGCCTCCCAGTACAAGGCCGCGGCCTGTGCCATGCCTTTCCAAGAAAAG GCTGAGGAGGCGAGAGTCGAGATCAACCGTTGGTTCGAGTGCAAGACGGGCGGCCTCATCACAGACCTCATGCCGGAAGGCCACCTTAGCAGCGGCTCCGTCCTCGTCATCGGCAACGCGCTCTACCTGAGAGGCACATGGCTCGACCCCTTCGACCCGGACGACACCAAGGACGGCGACTTCTTCGTGCCCGGGGAGAGCAGGCCTGTGCGCGTGCCGTTCATGAGGAACACAAACAGCCAGTACATCAGCTGCCATGCCGGTTTCAAAGTCCTGCGGCTGCCCTACGAGTGCCGCGGCAACCACCGCTTCAGCATGCACATCTACCTCCCCGACGGCCGCGACGGCTTACAGGCGCTGGTCCGCGAGCTCAGCTCCGACACTTCCGGGCTCCTGGACCGCTGCGTCCCTCAACAGGCGGTCAAGGTGGGGGACTTCAGGATCCCCAAGTTCAAGGCGTCCTTCAAGCACT TGAAGATAGAGGCGTCGGGCCTTCTCAAGGATCTGGGGCTGGAGCGCCCGTTCGTCTTTTCACGTGACTTCGCGGAGATGGTCGACTGCTCGGAGCCTCTCGCGGTGGGCAGCGTGCTTCACCAGTGCGTCGTTGAGGTCGACGAGGACGGGACCATGGCCGCTGCGGCGACCGAAGCTCAGATGATGTTTGGGTGCTGCCTCGAGGATTATGAGGAGCCTGAACGTGTCGACTTCGTGGCGGACCACCCGTTCCTGTTCCTCGTCACGGAGGACCATAGCGGCATTGTGCTTTTCGCAGGGCAGGTCTTGAATCCTCTGCTCTAG